From the Streptomyces pluripotens genome, one window contains:
- a CDS encoding universal stress protein — protein sequence MDKDVSKPRVVVGVDGSPSSYAALRWAVRYADLAGGTVDAVAAWELPGLYGWSAPAVDMDVDEEEARRRMRKELADVLGADAASKVREFLAHGNPAEVLLRAAEGAEVLVVGSRGRGGFASALLGSVSQHVSHHASCPVVIVRAETS from the coding sequence ATGGACAAGGATGTCTCCAAGCCGCGGGTCGTGGTTGGCGTCGACGGGTCACCGTCCTCGTACGCGGCACTGCGCTGGGCCGTGCGCTACGCCGACCTGGCCGGCGGCACCGTGGACGCGGTCGCGGCCTGGGAGCTGCCGGGCCTGTACGGATGGTCGGCGCCGGCCGTCGACATGGATGTCGACGAGGAGGAGGCCCGGCGGCGGATGCGGAAGGAACTGGCCGACGTGCTCGGCGCGGACGCGGCCAGCAAGGTCCGGGAATTCCTGGCGCACGGCAATCCGGCCGAGGTGCTGCTGCGCGCCGCCGAAGGAGCAGAGGTCCTGGTTGTCGGTAGCCGGGGTAGGGGAGGGTTCGCGAGCGCCCTCCTCGGTTCTGTCAGCCAGCACGTGTCGCACCACGCGAGCTGCCCGGTCGTGATCGTCCGTGCCGAGACGTCCTGA
- a CDS encoding glycoside hydrolase family 65 protein, whose product MNTAGPAGKSTAATPWTWQYDGYQPEGERLRESLCTLGNGYVATRGALPECAADDAHYPGTYVAGCYNRLTSHVAGRFVENEDMVNLPNWLVLRFRPVDGPWLTPRTATVLGHGHVLHLETGVLERRTRYRLADGRALSVRQVRIVHMADPHLAVLRTEVTAEDAAMVLDIEAALDGGVANQGVRRYGDLENHHLTDVHTGAVPADTVWLRCRTRTSDIRVGMAGRLTADADLTLRYRDEGVRAVQEGRLELSPRRTVTIDKTIALHTSRDPAISDPLRAALDRVGTAPGFSELLRTHRTAWGQMWRRADIDVPGEPGRILRLHLFHVLQTLSPHTAELDVGVPARGLHGEAYRGHIFWDELFVLRYLDLHFPEVSRALLEYRHRRLERACAAARTIGRRGALYPWQSGSDGREETQTLHLNPRSGRWLPDNSQLQRHVGSAIAYNVWQYCEASGDTGFLHTKGAEMLLQIARFWADSATYDERLDRYRIRGVMGPDEYHDSYPGAAEPGLDDNAYTNVTAAWVLARAREVLRALPEPRHLELAERTGLDGTELAHWEEVSHRMYVPFHDGVISQFNGYGDLAELDWDGYRERYADIRRLDRILEAEGDTVNRYKASKQADVLMLGYLFSPSELRSLFGQLGYRLDEGIWSRTVDYYLARTSHGSTLSGLVHGWVLARARRAGAWVFCQEALRGDIADLQGGTTGEGIHLGAMAGTLDLVQRGLPGLETRSGALWLDPVPVPELSSYGFVIRYQGHWGVRLRLRHKRMEITVPPSDRQPIDVQLADRSVRVQPGETVRLTLAQ is encoded by the coding sequence ATGAATACGGCAGGCCCTGCCGGGAAGTCAACCGCGGCCACGCCCTGGACCTGGCAGTATGACGGTTACCAGCCCGAGGGCGAGCGCCTACGGGAATCACTGTGCACGCTCGGTAACGGATATGTCGCCACGCGTGGCGCGCTGCCCGAGTGTGCCGCGGACGATGCGCACTATCCGGGCACCTACGTCGCCGGGTGCTACAACCGGCTCACCTCGCACGTCGCCGGCCGCTTCGTCGAGAACGAGGACATGGTCAACCTGCCGAACTGGCTCGTCCTCCGCTTCCGGCCCGTCGACGGGCCGTGGCTCACCCCCCGGACCGCGACGGTCCTCGGCCACGGGCACGTACTGCACCTTGAGACGGGTGTGCTGGAGCGCCGGACCCGTTACCGGCTCGCGGACGGACGGGCGCTGTCCGTCCGCCAGGTGCGGATCGTCCACATGGCCGATCCGCACCTGGCCGTACTGCGCACCGAGGTCACCGCGGAGGACGCCGCGATGGTGCTCGACATCGAGGCGGCGCTCGACGGGGGCGTCGCCAACCAGGGGGTCAGACGCTACGGGGATCTCGAAAACCACCACCTGACCGACGTGCACACCGGCGCCGTGCCGGCGGACACCGTCTGGTTGCGCTGCCGGACCCGCACGTCGGACATCCGCGTCGGGATGGCCGGCCGGCTGACGGCCGACGCGGACCTCACCCTCCGCTATCGCGACGAGGGTGTACGCGCGGTACAGGAGGGACGGCTGGAACTGAGCCCCCGCCGGACGGTCACCATCGACAAGACCATCGCCCTGCACACCTCGCGGGACCCGGCCATCAGCGATCCCCTGCGTGCCGCACTCGACCGCGTGGGGACGGCTCCCGGCTTCAGCGAACTCCTGCGGACACACCGGACGGCCTGGGGACAGATGTGGCGCCGAGCCGACATCGACGTCCCCGGAGAGCCGGGCCGCATCCTGCGTCTGCACCTGTTCCACGTGCTGCAGACCCTCTCCCCGCACACCGCCGAACTCGATGTGGGTGTGCCGGCCCGGGGGCTGCACGGCGAGGCTTACCGCGGCCACATCTTCTGGGACGAGCTGTTCGTCCTGCGCTACCTCGATCTGCACTTCCCGGAGGTCTCCCGGGCCTTGCTGGAGTACCGGCACCGGCGCCTGGAACGAGCCTGCGCGGCGGCGCGCACCATCGGCAGGCGCGGCGCCCTCTATCCGTGGCAGAGCGGCAGCGACGGACGCGAGGAAACGCAGACACTGCACCTCAACCCGCGCTCGGGGCGCTGGCTGCCCGACAACTCCCAACTCCAGCGCCATGTGGGCTCGGCGATCGCCTACAACGTGTGGCAGTACTGCGAAGCGAGCGGGGACACCGGGTTCCTGCACACCAAGGGTGCCGAGATGCTGCTCCAGATCGCCCGGTTCTGGGCGGACTCGGCCACTTACGACGAGCGTCTGGACCGCTACCGGATCCGGGGCGTGATGGGCCCCGACGAGTACCACGACTCCTACCCGGGCGCCGCGGAGCCCGGACTGGACGACAACGCCTACACCAACGTCACGGCTGCTTGGGTGCTCGCCCGGGCGCGGGAGGTGCTGCGCGCTCTCCCGGAGCCGCGCCATCTGGAACTCGCCGAGCGGACCGGGCTGGACGGGACTGAGCTCGCCCACTGGGAGGAGGTCTCCCACCGGATGTACGTGCCCTTCCACGACGGTGTCATCAGCCAGTTCAACGGCTACGGAGACCTTGCGGAACTGGACTGGGACGGCTATCGCGAACGGTACGCCGACATCCGCCGCCTGGATCGCATACTGGAGGCGGAGGGCGACACCGTCAACCGCTACAAGGCGTCCAAGCAGGCCGACGTGCTCATGCTGGGGTACCTGTTCTCACCGTCCGAGCTCCGCTCGCTCTTCGGACAGTTGGGCTACCGACTGGACGAGGGGATCTGGTCGCGGACCGTCGACTACTACCTGGCCCGCACCAGCCACGGTTCCACCCTGAGCGGTCTGGTCCACGGCTGGGTGCTGGCCCGCGCCCGCCGGGCGGGCGCGTGGGTGTTCTGCCAGGAGGCCCTGCGCGGCGACATCGCCGACCTGCAGGGCGGCACCACGGGCGAAGGCATCCATCTCGGAGCCATGGCCGGCACGCTCGACCTCGTGCAACGGGGACTGCCCGGCCTGGAGACCAGGTCAGGAGCCCTGTGGCTGGATCCCGTGCCGGTGCCCGAGCTGTCGTCCTACGGGTTCGTCATCCGCTACCAGGGGCACTGGGGCGTGCGGCTGCGCCTGCGGCACAAGCGCATGGAGATCACCGTGCCCCCGTCCGACCGCCAGCCGATCGACGTCCAGTTGGCCGACCGCTCCGTCCGGGTCCAGCCGGGGGAGACGGTTCGTCTGACGCTGGCCCAATGA
- a CDS encoding universal stress protein produces MTLPLVVGVDGSDSCLQAVDWAVDEAVRHGLPVRLLYASLWERYDGALPGTGVGRPSEQVLAEHIVASAADRAQRRNPDVKVTTDVVAEDAAAALVRAGDEASALVTGSRGRGQLKGLLLGSVGLAVAARAHCPVVVVRGDQAGVGGTHGRILLGLGDADTSTEAVRFAFREAQARDCTLDVVRAWRRPAYEAGGGLRARAGEPENADEERASALLGTLLADAIAEHPGVRTRRSALEGPAGKILVERSAAADLVIIGTHRRTSHLGLHLGRVGHSLLHHAQCPVAVVPQRP; encoded by the coding sequence ATGACACTCCCTCTGGTCGTGGGCGTCGACGGATCGGACTCGTGCCTGCAGGCCGTCGACTGGGCGGTGGACGAAGCCGTCCGCCACGGTCTACCCGTGAGGCTCCTCTACGCCTCCCTCTGGGAACGTTACGACGGCGCGCTGCCGGGCACAGGCGTGGGGCGTCCCTCCGAGCAGGTATTGGCCGAGCACATCGTGGCCTCCGCGGCCGACCGCGCCCAGCGGCGCAACCCTGACGTGAAGGTCACCACGGACGTGGTCGCAGAGGACGCCGCAGCCGCTCTCGTGCGTGCGGGCGACGAGGCGTCGGCGCTGGTGACGGGCTCACGCGGGCGCGGGCAGCTCAAGGGTCTCCTCCTCGGGTCGGTCGGTCTGGCCGTCGCCGCCCGGGCGCACTGCCCGGTGGTGGTGGTCCGAGGTGATCAGGCGGGTGTGGGCGGTACACACGGGCGGATCCTGTTGGGCCTGGGAGATGCCGACACGAGCACCGAGGCCGTGCGGTTCGCCTTCCGAGAGGCCCAGGCGCGTGACTGCACGTTGGATGTGGTCCGTGCCTGGCGGCGCCCCGCCTACGAGGCGGGCGGCGGCCTTCGAGCGCGGGCCGGTGAACCGGAGAACGCAGACGAGGAGCGGGCCTCGGCGCTGCTCGGCACGCTGCTCGCGGACGCGATCGCCGAGCATCCGGGCGTCCGGACCCGCCGTTCGGCATTGGAGGGACCGGCGGGCAAGATCCTCGTGGAGCGGTCAGCGGCCGCCGACCTCGTGATCATCGGGACGCATCGCAGGACGAGCCACCTCGGCCTCCACCTCGGCCGGGTGGGCCACAGCCTGCTGCACCACGCGCAGTGTCCGGTCGCGGTCGTACCGCAGCGGCCGTGA
- a CDS encoding CBS domain-containing protein gives MHHRTVAELMTRDVVTVRRDTPFKEIVRLLADNDVTAVPVVDDLDRPQGVVSEADLLRKSADQADPSGRTPIPHLEAWERAKAEGARAEELMSAPAVCARPDWNVVEAARLMEVQQVKRLPVVDEADRLLGMVSRGDLLRIFLRRDDAIRDEITEDVLRRTLRLAPAEVTVEVRDGRVVLGGSVEFRSLVPVVEQLCRGVDGVVSVSGHIAYRTDDARPSPTGG, from the coding sequence ATGCACCACCGAACGGTCGCGGAGCTCATGACCCGGGACGTCGTTACGGTGCGGCGTGACACGCCGTTCAAGGAGATCGTCAGGCTCCTGGCGGACAACGACGTCACCGCCGTACCCGTGGTGGACGATCTGGACCGGCCCCAGGGGGTCGTGTCCGAGGCCGACCTGCTGCGCAAGAGCGCCGACCAGGCCGATCCGTCGGGCAGGACCCCGATACCGCACCTGGAGGCCTGGGAGCGGGCCAAGGCCGAGGGTGCTCGTGCGGAGGAACTGATGTCGGCTCCCGCGGTGTGCGCGCGTCCGGACTGGAACGTGGTCGAAGCCGCACGCCTCATGGAGGTCCAGCAGGTCAAGCGGCTGCCCGTGGTGGACGAGGCGGACCGGCTCCTGGGCATGGTCAGCCGGGGTGATCTGCTGCGGATCTTCCTGCGCCGTGACGACGCCATCCGCGACGAGATCACCGAGGACGTGTTGCGGCGCACGCTGCGGCTCGCCCCCGCGGAGGTGACGGTCGAGGTGCGTGACGGACGGGTCGTCCTCGGTGGCTCCGTGGAGTTCCGCAGCCTGGTCCCCGTGGTCGAGCAACTGTGCCGTGGCGTGGACGGTGTGGTCTCGGTCTCCGGGCACATCGCGTACCGCACGGACGACGCTCGGCCCTCACCCACCGGCGGCTGA
- a CDS encoding hydrogenase maturation protease translates to MTANGRVVVIGVGNPLRGDDGAGPAVVEALRGQVPENVVLAVSDGEPARMLGLWQGAETVVVVEALRIQPARPGRLHTLTAAQAAGHAPATASTHALGLGECLALAEALHRLPPELVVHAVEVSDVELGTGLSAPVRSALPRLISRTAASVRRALGPDAP, encoded by the coding sequence ATGACCGCGAACGGCCGGGTCGTGGTGATCGGCGTGGGCAATCCGCTGCGCGGCGATGATGGCGCCGGTCCCGCGGTCGTGGAGGCACTGCGCGGCCAGGTGCCCGAGAACGTGGTACTGGCGGTCAGCGACGGCGAACCGGCCCGGATGCTCGGGCTCTGGCAGGGCGCGGAGACCGTCGTCGTGGTCGAAGCGCTCCGGATACAGCCGGCCCGGCCCGGCCGGCTGCACACACTGACGGCGGCGCAGGCCGCCGGCCACGCGCCGGCCACGGCGAGCACCCACGCCCTGGGCCTCGGGGAGTGCCTCGCCCTGGCAGAAGCCCTCCACCGGCTCCCGCCGGAGTTGGTGGTGCACGCCGTGGAGGTCAGCGACGTCGAACTCGGCACGGGCCTGAGCGCGCCGGTGCGGTCGGCCCTGCCCCGACTGATCTCCCGCACGGCCGCCTCCGTGCGACGCGCACTGGGGCCCGACGCACCGTGA